AATAGCTACCACCAACAAAGAATCTTTTGTGTATAGAACAAACTGGTAGTAAATTgctgaaaatatatttcattagaagttttataaacaatataCGCCCTTAGAAACATCATTCAATTGTGATAAAGTGTGATTGGTGCGTGAAATCGTAATGTCAACTCCTGCCAGAAGACGCCTGATGAGGGATTTTAAACGGTTCGTATATCTTGCCTTTTTatcaatttaacattttttgacctactttgGCTTTTTAACGTGGTGGTTAAGTGCATTCCGTAAAGTTCTCAAACAGGTAGTGCTGAATCATCAAATTACATCACTGTCGTTTTCATCGATTTCTATTCCGTTCTACATATTTAATTCTTCTATAAACGAATCTGATCAAGTTCTTGGTGTCTTTGTTAAGGGCTACTAATAGTCATTGACTCTAAAAGTAGAGCAGGCGACGTCACACGACGCTATTACGTCGTTTGTAGCTACAATATCTAGGTTATCCAAATGGATTCTAGTATCCCATATCCCATAAACTCATTAGAATGAATTCAAAAGGTAAAGTCTGCTGTGGCATCAACAATaacaatttatgtaaaataacCTGGGTTTATTGTATTGTGTACAATTTCTACATTATTCTTGGATTACAATTTCATAATCCTcttaaacaatattttctagAAATAAATCCATCAGCTTCCTGTTTCTTATAAGATTATGCACTTTAGTGATATATTTGAAacctataaaatattatgtggCAAAAATACTGAAAAGTATTACAGATAGTAAATCTTCAAATACCCCAGTACCCCTATacctattatttaaattattttaatttgctataaattttgtatgaattGTTGAAcagaatttaaattaaagttcgcctttgtactacaccTGTATATGTATTATCTGCAGTAACTAATATTTTTTCGTGCTATAAAGTTTATACTtgacacattcactgccaagaatGTGTACCTAATTACCTATGTGTGTTCATCATGTACTAAAAAAGGGGGACCCGGACCTCAAagtttatgatatttaattaaatggtTTTCGATACCCTCTAACAGCCCAAAGGTCTATATAAAGGTCTCCCATTACATTCATACAtagatatattaaaatttaatttagacaaataatcaaatctaaattgtaatttttgtacTATTTAATAGGTGTGTACTTTTTTAGTTAGGTTTTtcattgtattataattttgaaagtaaaataaacatatactgGATGTCTCAATAtgtcttggcaagttttgattTGTAGGCAGCTAGAGGATAGACATTCACTTCTAAGTAAAAAAACCACACCACTTTTTGTGTGTTACATTTTACTTGTACATGTTCTTGCTGTAGGATaggtaattaattttgttttattttatgattccAGTCTTCAAGAAGATCCACCCACGGGTGTGTCAGGTGCTCCTACTGATAACAATATAATGATCTGGAATGCTGTGATATTTGGTCCCCATGACACTCCATTTGAAGATGGCACATTCAAACTGACCATTGAATTTACAGAGGAGTATCCCAATAAACCTCCTACAGTTCGGTTTGTTTCCAAAATGTTTCATCCAAATGTTTATGCTGATGGTGGAATTTGTTTAGACATCTTGCAAAACAGATGGAGCCCAACATATGATGTATCTGCTATCTTAACCTCTATACAGGTGGGTACATTTTGACATCTAAGAACTCCATTTTATCATGGTTACATGTGGTTGAATCTTCCAGCATTTTAATTGATAGTGCAAACTCAATATTGGTGATCTTGCCCTAAATTTATGAAAGCCTGATTTGTCCATATTATCTGTAGCTAAAATCAGTTAAAAAATCAGTAATTGTTAACCTGTTGACTTCAACTGCAACTCACTGTCTTTGTTATCTAACAAGTgaatagtttttattgattacATGGTATGCATGTTTGTCCAataaagggtctagccgcaatcctatagtgaaactgcccctggctgaaatgtatacctttcttagaagcgttaattgttcttattataatatatcattttacaatatttcaagcctggaatccccttggtttggataaaaaaaaaatatatatataaaatcttttttaaattttctaagctaaactaacggttagatttctttgaaattcggattatacatggcactaatagcaatacattaaaaaaaaaaatcaaggttctaacttatttacaaaggcctaaaaaaatatatttttttgtttaaatttttttttattatttgcaagAGGGCGACaattcaatttttaggtatttaatgcacattacaatattgtatgaaatatattttttaaatataataaaaatccatctgtggcaacaagataaaaatgtcttactaatgcaggccattcgtCTTACGACCATTAATCGTAAAATACAGATACATTCTCGGCATATgtctaacaaggaagggtacccaactgtccaactccgatttgattcattttgatatatgttatagagtagtctaaaacacgtatttttttttagctgcccaaactcaacctattgggagattttttttttttataggacattattacacaaattgactaagtcccacagtaagctcaataaggcttgtgttgagggtacttagacaacgatatatataatatataaatatttataaatacttaaatacatagaaaacatccatgacccaggaacaaatatccattgcttatcacacgaatatatgcccttaccaggatttgaacccgggaccatcggcttcataggcagggtcactacccactaggccagaccggttgtcaaagaaatagtcctccaaagtactaaaaagttactaaatcttttaactcctatagaaagtgatgctcaagcaacttgctagaaagaaaaaataatgtacacgtgttttgttatatctgcttaaactcaagttttcctaaaaaaacacccatctttatgtgtaactatagtgataagatattataaaacttcgaatgtcgatttttttaggaaaaaatgagttttagccgatataacaaaacacgtgctcattattttttgctgctttcaaacatatactcaaaccagccattaactagcaagttgcttgatcatcactttctataggagttagaagatttagtaactttttagtactttggaggacaatttctcccaataggttgagtttgggcagctaaaaaaaaattcgtttccgttattttaaacttatatataatataacatatatatgttatattatatctctataacatatatcaaaatgaatcaattcggagtcggacagttgggtacccttccttgtaagaaGGTATATAAAGAATGATGGCGAAAAGACGGGAGTAGAAGCAATCGATCAATATTGTTGTGAATGTGCGAATGGGTTAAGAACAGTAGGTTGTTGTTCACATGTAGCGGCAATTATATATTACTTGTCGTATGGCAGATTTTTATCCAGAATTCCGCGGCCTAGCCATAAACTCTTTGCACTGTTCAAGGCCGAAGGTATAAATGTTAGTATTAATACAGATAGTGACGAGGATGAGTAATTATAAGTGTTATGTTTAGGTGTAAATTGtaggattttaataaaatgtgctttactttttagtttcttttgatacgtaatatttttttaaggcagTATTGCGTATGTCATAATGGACCTCAGCTTCGCTTCGGCCGATAATTACATGTGTTCTgagacatttcttattttattggccTCGGTATGTAATCTACTattgctgtatgtaaacaactactacgtaaacattcctattatgaaatacgcaatactgcattaaaaatatatacttagtgtaaacaatttttctgctcgactagCTGCTGCTCgttaatacctactaaatggttgtaaaggcggaagtacacaatgagccaagtacgttggcccaatgtgtaacctacagacgccttaagtcgaatggcctgcattagtaagacatttttaccttgttgccacaaatggatttttatgaaaaaaatatatttcatacaatattgtattgtgcattaaatacctaaaaattgaggttgtcgccctcttgtgaataataaaaaaaaaattaaacaaaaataaatatttttttaggcttttgtaaataagttagaaccttgattttttttttttttgataatgtattgctattagtgccatgtataatccgaatttcaaagaaatctaaccattagtttagcttagaaaaattaaaaaagattttatatatatatatattttttatccaaaccaaggggattccaggcttgaaatattgtaaaatgatatcttataataagaccaattaacgcttctaagaaaggtatacatttcagccaggggcagtttcactataggattgcggctagaccctttaaaacctttaattttcttCTGACTAAAATTATCCTCATCAACACAATCACTGCCAGTGATCCGCTAGGCGGGTTCTGTGTTAGTAGAAACGAATTTGTTAATCTGAAACAATTTTAattgtacctacatacaaaacttttaagACTACCTTTTTCATGACTTTGATTCAGTCACACTTAGGTCAATGTGAAGAAGACCGTCTATCAGGCAAGTCCGTCTACTCACTATAATtctgttttgacgaccggtttggcctagtgggtagtgaccctgcctacgaagctgatggtcccg
The nucleotide sequence above comes from Cydia pomonella isolate Wapato2018A chromosome 2, ilCydPomo1, whole genome shotgun sequence. Encoded proteins:
- the LOC133533806 gene encoding ubiquitin-conjugating enzyme E2-17 kDa; amino-acid sequence: MSTPARRRLMRDFKRLQEDPPTGVSGAPTDNNIMIWNAVIFGPHDTPFEDGTFKLTIEFTEEYPNKPPTVRFVSKMFHPNVYADGGICLDILQNRWSPTYDVSAILTSIQSLLSDPNPNSPANSMAAQLYKENRREYEKRVKACVEQSFID